GTCTCAACTACCGCGTGTGGATTAACATCCATAATCAGTTGCGATTTGCCGCTATTATTTTGTTGGCTTTGATTGCGCATATAAGCAGCAATGCGTAACCGAAAGCGCAGCGGCAGCCATAAGAATAATTTTTGGATAATTGGGTTGTGTACTCGACGGCGAAAATGCTGATAGTCAGCATCATCAGTACACAGGGTATCGCCATGTAAAATAACGATTTTACGGCCATATAAATCAACAACTTTCTCTTCCGGCAGCAAGGTCATACCGCTTTCAACAGCAAAGCGTTTGCCAAGCAGGAAATCGCGATTACCGTGGATAAAGTAGCAAGGCACGCCGTGTTGTTGGAGTGATTTTAACGCAGCAGCGATTTGCCGATATAGCGGTTCGGGATCATCATCGCCAATCCAGGACTCGAATAAATCGCCTAGGATATATAACGCGTCAGCATGAATTGCTTCACGCTGGATAAAATGCAGAAAACCGGCAGTGATTGCCGGTTCCTGAACGCTAAGATGCAAATCTGCAATAAAAAGCGTGCTCATTAAGCCGTTATTACTCGCTTACAGTAACGCTTTGAATGATCACATCTTCTTTTGGCACATCTTGATGCATACCGCTGCGACCGGTAGCAACGTTTTTGATTTTATCAACCACGTCCAAGCCTTCAGTCACTTCAGCAAATA
The sequence above is drawn from the Yersinia enterocolitica subsp. enterocolitica genome and encodes:
- a CDS encoding UDP-2,3-diacylglucosamine diphosphatase, with protein sequence MSTLFIADLHLSVQEPAITAGFLHFIQREAIHADALYILGDLFESWIGDDDPEPLYRQIAAALKSLQQHGVPCYFIHGNRDFLLGKRFAVESGMTLLPEEKVVDLYGRKIVILHGDTLCTDDADYQHFRRRVHNPIIQKLFLWLPLRFRLRIAAYMRNQSQQNNSGKSQLIMDVNPHAVVETFERNSVSWMIHGHTHRPAVHTVELASTTAHRVVLGAWHVEGSMVKVTADKVELIKFPF